A stretch of Besnoitia besnoiti strain Bb-Ger1 chromosome V, whole genome shotgun sequence DNA encodes these proteins:
- a CDS encoding hypothetical protein (encoded by transcript BESB_059350) — protein sequence MSFEPPDDDPDEVTRRLLLRLFEVPYEALLRTGAPHFSSRLLDCLHISLYPNVDELVTSMHTRRRGLEREEREEREEQRDEERQGTEGANRQKGEGSGGTGCDGEKVSNPGHQLCSAQPKEKLCHHLWRLEILMRREAELLRRDTEGFEEQQAGDSSLPTRNREDLNAERPPKGPHETTSETSCSAEHVVARRMRGRNTMAYAREEEADWDQETDDGEDDLVNKACCVPVAQTAYELLEARREGAAFPEYTWYFLSDNALKVNHRLAV from the exons ATGTCGTTTGAGCCACCGGACGACGACCCCGACGAAGTCACGCGTAggcttctccttcgcctgttCGAGGTACCGTATgaggctctgctgcgcacgGGAGCGCCTCATTTTTCATCCCGTCTCCTAGACTGCCTGCACATCTCGCTTTACCCAAACGTTGACGAGTTGGTGACTTCCATGCacacgaggcgccgcgggcttgAACGAGAAGAGcgggaagaaagagaagagcagagagacgaagaacggCAAGGAACAGAGGGAGCGAATCGTCAAAAGGGAGAGGGAAGCGGGGGGACGGGCTGTGATGGCGAGAAAGTGAGCAATCCAGGTCACCAACTGTGTTCAGCACAACCAAAAGAGAAATTGTGTCACCATCTCTGGCGGTTGGAGATTCTTATGAGAAGGGAAGCAGAGTTACTACGTAGGGACACAGAAGGATTCGAAGAACAACAGGCCGGGGATTCTAGTCTTCCTACGCGAAACCGTGAAGATCTGAACGCAGAACGACCACCGAAGGGACCCCACGAGACAACAAGCGAGACCAGTTGCTCTGCTGAACATGTAGTCGCCCGCCGCATGAGGGGACGGAACACTATGGCGTatgcgagagaagaagaggcagattGGGATCAGGAGACTGACGACGGAGAAGATGATCTTGTCAACAAAGCTTGCTGCGTGCCAGTAGCTCAAACAGCGTATGAGCTCCTAGAGGCTCGAAGAGAAG GCGCAGCCTTCCCTGAATATACTTGGTATTTCCTTTCGGATAACGCCCTGAAAGTTAATCACAGGCTTGCGGTATAG
- a CDS encoding hypothetical protein (encoded by transcript BESB_059360): MALRSCSRHSSPPASPSPPPSPPPPPPCLACPSTEALPLVLPLTDQTSCPSRLKFRQQLLTRLGLPSTVAYLPLTELPPRALRCLCAQLIDSFRICYMSDQDLYFADAVALELHKEARRRRRERRDGKKGASTQAKDVSEICAEHDGVTEHTGTDSEDSRMPPEVRGAAGVLPIVMAPDVLEEWGLLSGCESPSNLRRALFEIQNRLRYLSLREGETNAAIPPMAEYAAVSLGPSASSSSASPASSPPDRAVTLRQYISHMQHLIDRFCAPANAPVGADAEVDVSFTKKYHEEAKKLGVHIHPSIQIVKIPGAGRGLMASESIPAGTPVVDVPEKAMLNVYADMLPPPRDETQQPLLVGPPELPEFLGDTPLMRTIDESQLKAFSLFRRLLPVLRDTFGSYEKFVALCFCEKARDSHMEGNAGDDTDEEKLRAHWAEISAFLQSLDLQKFIWAQSLMGSRAFSVKVPPPVVLPGWQVEERSEETNAENHEEVQRPAGGEDVHESNSDEHFAANEGTKEYSWHGGLTAAKEKRATVSGNESGSESSKTEGAALVGGAENGDNAAAPEGSMKRAKVCGDLEMLHPQTSSGGRTGRARSGGPGAVEGREQSRGAVEEDAASDSDSVPFLPELRERRNDPPVYRARFCSSSSGGMPRCSPGSAGGDAQEGDPAPVICVPDHPTTFLLFADMMNHHVHSQCAFPFFDSATRSARMVVQAHVPPGAQLFMFYGPMQSWELFAHYGFSTSSFFALENNHAHTKDNSADQDAAVTRERPPAAGTGTSRSRGTVQSRCSRLSSSGAPS; this comes from the exons ATGGCGCTTCGCTCGTGCTCTCGTCACTCGTCTCCTCCTGCCTCACCTTCTCCCCCaccgtctcctcctccgcctccgccctgccTCGCGTGCCCTTCCACAGAGGCATTGCCTCTGGTTCTGCCCCTTACAGACCAAACATCATGCCCGTCTCGTTTGAAATTTCGGCAGCAGCTCCTGACGCGCTTAGGACTTCCGTCCACGGTTGCGTACCTCCCTCTAACGGAACTGCCTCCCCGCGCTCTTCGATGCCTGTGCGCACAGCTCATTGACAGTTTCCGTATTTGCTACATGAGCGACCAAGATCTCTACTTTGCAGACGCGGTCGCACTGGAGCTGCACAAAGAGGcaaggcgacggaggcgagagcgaagggaTGGAAAGAAGGGGGCGTCAACGCAGGCGAAAGATGTCTCCGAGATATGCGCAGAGCACGATGGCGTGACTGAACACACAGGGACAGACAGTGAGGACAGCCGAATGCCCCCGGAGGtgcgaggagctgctgggGTCCTCCCCATTGTGATGGCACCCGATGTGCTCGAAGAATGGGGGTTACTTAGTGGATGTGAATCTCCATCGAACCTCCGGCGTGCCCTCTTTGAAATTCAGAACCGCCTCCGCTACCTCTCCCTCAGGGAAGGTGAGACAAACGCCGCAATCCCGCCGATGGCGGAATATGCCGCTGTGTCACTGGGgccctctgcttcttcgagCTCGGCTAGccctgcctcgtctccgccggacCGAGCGGTCACACTCCGTCAGTACATCAGCCATATGCAGCATCTGATTGATCGCTTCTGCGCCCCAGCCAACGCGCCGGTGGGAGCAGATGCAGAGGTCGACGTTTCCTTCACAAAGAAGTATCATGAGGAAGCCAAGAAACTGGGAGTGCATATACATCCATCCATCCAAATTGTGAAGATTCCGGGAGCAGGGCGAGGGCTTATGGCTTCGGAGTCGATTCCAGCTGGCACACCTGTTGTCGATGTCCCGGAGAAAGCCATGCTGAACGTGTATGCAG ACATGctcccgccgccccgcgacgAGACTCAGCAGCCCCTCCTTGTTGGCCCTCCAGAACTCCCGGAATTTCTGGGAGATACCCCTTTGATGCGGACCATAGACGAGAGCCAGCTGAAGgcgttttctctgtttcgccgtcttctccctgTACTGAGAGACACTTTTGGGTCCTACGAAAAATTTGTGGCTCTGTGCTtctgcgagaaggcgagagactcACATATGGAAGGCAATGCAGGCGACGACACCGACGAAGAGAAACTAAGGGCCCACTGGGCGGAGATCTCTGCGTTTCTGCAGTCTTTGGATCTACAGAAATTCATATGGGCGCAGAGCCTCATGGGGTCGAGGGCGTTCTCCGTCAAGGTGCCTCCTCCAGTTGTCCTACCTGGCTGGCAGGTGGAGGAACGTAGCGAAGAGACGAACGCAGAAAACCACGAAGAAGTGCAGAGACCCGCGGGAGGGGAGGACGTGCACGAAAGCAATAGCGACGAACACTTCGCAGCGAATGAGGGGACTAAAGAATATTCCTGGCACGGCGGGCTCACTGCGGCCaaggagaagcgcgcgactGTCAGTGGAAACGAGAGTGGCTCAGAGAGTTCGAAgaccgaaggcgccgcgctcgtaGGCGGGGCAGAAAATGGAGacaacgcggcggcgccagaagGGTCAATGAAAAGAGCAAAAGTCTGCGGTGACTTGGAAATGCTACACCCACAGACATCGTCTGGAGGTCGCACCGGGCGAGCCCGGTCAGGCGGACCTGGCGCGGTGGAAGGTCGAGAACAGTCCAGAGGAGCAGTGGAAGAAGACGCTGCGAGTGACTCAGACTCGGTTCCTTTCCTCCCTGAACTCCGCGAACGCCGAAATGACCCACCGGTTTATAGAGCTCGTTTCTGCAGCTCGTCGTCGGGAGGCATGCCGCGGTGCTCTCCGGGTTCTGCTGGAGGAGACGCACAAGAAGGAGACCCTGCTCCTGTGATTTGTGTTCCCGACCACCCCACAACATTCCTTCTCTTTGCAGACATGATGAATCACCACGTTCACTCCCAGTGTGCTTTTCCTTTCTTCGATAGCGCCACGCGAAGCGCCCGCATGGTCGTCCAGGCACACGTTCCTCCAGGTGCACAGCTTTTCATGTTCTACGGGCCGATGCAATCGTGGGAACTTTTTGCTCATTACGGATTTTCCacgtcttccttcttcgctctcgaaAACAACCACGCGCACACGAAGGACAACAGTGCTGACCAAGACGCTGCCGTCACCCGGGAGAGGCCCCCTGCTGCGGGAACTGGAACTTCACGCTCGAGAGGAACGGTACAGAGCAGATGCTCCCGTCTATCCTCCAGCGGGGCGCCCAGCTGA